In Paraflavitalea devenefica, the following are encoded in one genomic region:
- a CDS encoding response regulator, protein MKKQILAIDDSKAIRFLLQTVLGKDYTVVTASDGCSAMYWLSKRNLPDLIITDAQLPDMQDWELIEQLTSSGIYRDIPVMVISSLDKAQVDAKCAEFGVVANFTKPFNPVDLINAVQRIINDTRVSPAIVAHAS, encoded by the coding sequence ATGAAAAAGCAAATACTCGCAATTGATGACAGTAAGGCAATACGTTTTTTGTTGCAAACTGTACTCGGCAAAGATTACACGGTGGTAACGGCTTCTGATGGATGTTCAGCTATGTATTGGCTATCTAAAAGAAATCTGCCCGACCTGATTATTACAGATGCCCAGCTTCCAGATATGCAGGATTGGGAACTGATAGAACAGCTTACCTCGAGCGGTATTTACCGCGATATACCAGTAATGGTTATCTCGTCGCTCGACAAAGCACAGGTAGATGCCAAATGCGCAGAGTTTGGCGTGGTAGCAAATTTTACCAAACCCTTTAATCCGGTTGACCTCATTAATGCGGTACAACGGATTATCAATGATACCAGGGTGTCGCCAGCCATTGTGGCACATGCCAGTTAA
- a CDS encoding sugar transferase, producing the protein MELTFLQGEKATKRVYKHFTINAQTASPTTEQQKLEFFYIGKKADNISSLINVFESGYAAESVSNAKSMLRRLLNNSKNISLPDIIIVEAPIGIEQLRDLHLFLLMHKGLTPVPVVVEATNATPAEIERFKNYSFVDDIIFLQDYNRQRLLRKVSFLKKLKHKFVNELNSRVMETNLQVTSPASPVLKRAFDMLIAGLLLLALTPIFLLVALAIRLESRGPVFYIAKRAGRGYKIFDFYKFRTMAVDADKKVAELAHMNQYNASEAGAMFFKINNDPRITKVGAFLRNTSLDELPQLVNVLIGDMSLVGNRPLPLYEAASLTTDEWAKRFMAPAGMTGLWQIKKRGKEDMSIEERINLDIDYADRFSFMYDLWIMANTPSALIQRTNA; encoded by the coding sequence ATGGAACTAACATTTTTACAAGGCGAAAAGGCAACAAAGAGAGTTTATAAGCATTTTACCATCAATGCCCAGACTGCCTCCCCTACAACAGAGCAGCAGAAGCTGGAATTCTTCTATATTGGTAAAAAGGCTGATAATATCAGTAGTCTGATCAACGTGTTCGAAAGTGGTTATGCGGCGGAGTCTGTAAGCAATGCCAAATCCATGCTCAGGCGCCTGCTGAACAATTCAAAAAATATTAGCCTCCCCGATATCATTATTGTTGAAGCCCCTATTGGCATTGAGCAGTTGCGCGACCTGCACCTGTTCCTGCTGATGCACAAAGGGCTTACACCGGTTCCCGTGGTAGTGGAAGCTACCAACGCCACACCTGCAGAAATTGAACGCTTCAAGAATTACAGTTTTGTGGACGACATCATCTTTTTACAGGACTATAACCGCCAGCGCCTGCTGCGGAAAGTAAGTTTCCTGAAGAAGCTGAAGCACAAATTTGTCAATGAGCTGAACAGCCGCGTCATGGAAACCAACCTTCAGGTAACCTCTCCTGCCAGCCCTGTTCTTAAAAGAGCCTTCGACATGCTGATAGCCGGCCTGTTGTTGCTGGCGTTGACCCCGATATTCTTACTGGTTGCCCTGGCCATCAGGCTGGAATCAAGAGGCCCTGTTTTCTATATTGCCAAACGCGCCGGACGTGGTTATAAGATCTTTGATTTTTATAAGTTCAGAACGATGGCCGTAGATGCCGACAAGAAGGTGGCTGAACTAGCCCACATGAACCAGTACAATGCCAGTGAAGCAGGCGCTATGTTCTTTAAGATCAATAATGATCCCCGTATTACCAAAGTAGGCGCTTTCTTACGCAATACCAGCCTGGATGAATTACCCCAACTGGTCAATGTGCTCATCGGCGACATGTCGCTGGTAGGTAACAGGCCTTTACCCTTGTATGAGGCAGCATCCCTGACTACCGATGAATGGGCCAAGCGTTTTATGGCTCCCGCAGGTATGACCGGATTATGGCAGATCAAGAAAAGAGGTAAAGAAGACATGTCAATTGAAGAGCGTATTAACCTGGATATTGATTATGCCGACAGGTTCAGCTTTATGTACGATCTGTGGATCATGGCTAATACACCATCGGCCCTGATCCAGCGCACGAATGCCTGA
- a CDS encoding glycosyltransferase family 2 protein: MRKDQPFISIITLNYNQTDVTCDFLASTRNLKYRNFEILVCDMASAVDPTPKIETGNYPNTRLLLSKENLGFAGGNNWGMRQAKGDFMFIVNNDTVVTDNLLDELLKPFYEDDSIGVTCPKIKYFDQPNVIQYAGFNPMNNFTGRTTSIGTHEEDKGQYDTSGITYGAHGCAMLVKKEVIEQVGMFPEKFFLYYEEWDWSARILKAGFKIWYTAPAVIYHKESLSVGKANPMKVYYHTRNRILYMRRNARFFPLLVFTIYFGLFAVPKNTISYLLKKQFTHLKFFLKGAAWNLYSSSYSPV; the protein is encoded by the coding sequence ATGCGAAAGGACCAGCCTTTCATATCCATCATTACTTTAAACTATAACCAAACCGACGTCACCTGCGATTTCCTGGCTTCCACCCGCAACCTGAAGTACCGGAATTTCGAGATATTGGTTTGTGATATGGCTTCTGCTGTAGACCCCACCCCTAAAATTGAGACAGGTAATTATCCCAATACCCGTTTATTGCTGAGCAAAGAGAACCTGGGTTTTGCCGGTGGCAATAACTGGGGCATGCGCCAGGCCAAAGGCGATTTCATGTTTATCGTGAACAATGATACCGTGGTTACAGATAACCTGCTGGACGAATTGCTGAAGCCTTTTTATGAAGACGATTCGATTGGCGTTACCTGTCCCAAGATCAAATATTTCGACCAGCCCAACGTAATACAATATGCAGGTTTCAATCCCATGAATAATTTTACGGGACGTACCACCAGCATTGGCACACATGAGGAAGACAAGGGACAATACGATACTTCCGGCATTACCTATGGCGCCCATGGTTGCGCCATGCTGGTAAAAAAGGAAGTAATAGAGCAGGTGGGCATGTTCCCGGAGAAATTCTTCCTGTACTATGAAGAGTGGGATTGGTCGGCCAGGATACTGAAGGCCGGATTTAAGATCTGGTATACTGCACCGGCCGTTATTTACCACAAAGAATCCCTGAGCGTAGGTAAGGCCAACCCCATGAAAGTGTATTACCATACCCGCAACCGCATTTTATACATGCGCCGCAACGCCCGTTTTTTCCCTTTATTGGTATTTACAATTTATTTTGGCTTGTTTGCAGTACCTAAAAATACGATCAGCTACCTGTTGAAAAAGCAGTTCACCCATCTGAAGTTCTTTTTGAAGGGTGCTGCCTGGAACCTGTACTCATCCAGTTATTCACCGGTATAG
- a CDS encoding PKD domain-containing protein — protein sequence MKNCTLTRRKWHALATLLLLLILLSFTGFSQLAPKSLTASNGQFIGFYQYTPTDYNPNLQPKYPLIIFLHGIGERGNGQSPQLEAVLGNGTPRNIKDGHPMRFFWNGKWETFLVLMPQLSASYGYWQDFYVDEMIKYAKANLNIDTNRITLTGLSLGGGGTWHYAGVTAANAKKLNCIGVCCGTCQNITWSNITNANLPVWAFHASDDATVGVGCTTSSIAAINNLNPAVKPYMTIWPTGQHWIWGRVFDTEYSWQNPNIYEWFLGQNKSLPVNVRPVANPGPAQSITTGVGTVTLNASASTDQDGNIVRYIWSKVSGPNYGTITTPVSTNGITTVTGLISAGTYEYQVKVVDNRADWTLATVKITVNPGAGPNQAPTANAGTDITINQPASSATLNGSASFDPEGKMASYAWTQLTGPNTATIASAATASPALSNLTLGSYTFRLVVKDVEGLSDDDTVKVNVNGPNQSGVAVAGPDIVIALPTNSTTLNGSGSYDPDGSVSRYDWSRLTGPTTYTIASPSSATTALTGLVQGTYTFRLVIWDNLWVPTADTIKVTVNPPTSNQPPVANAGTDITLTLPINNTTLNGSATDPNGNNTISSYAWTRISGPTQFTLANAGAASTGLSNLAAGTYAFRLLVTDAGGLIDDDTVLVTVNAPANQPPVANAGTDLTITLPANSVTLNGSGSSDQDGTISTYAWSRISGPTQYTLADAAAASTGLSNLAEGTYAFKLTVTDNGGLTDNDTIVVTVKPAPVNQTPVANAGTDITITLPVDNTTLNGTASADPDGTINSYSWSWVSGPTQYSLDNAGAVSTALSNLVAGTYTFALTVTDNGGLTHTDEVKVIVNPAPAVNQPPVANAGTDIIITQPASSTTLNGSASADTDGTITNWLWTKISGPATYTLSATDVASPGLSDLVLGTYTFELTVTDDDGATAKDTVTVVVNSQPPAGNQNGVAIAGADITITLPTNSTTLDATASYDPDGVIKAYEWTKLTGPAQYTLANANASVTTLSNLVEGTYTFRLRIWDNVWVPVFDTIKIIVKPEPNVAPVADAGADIVITLPTNSTGLNGSASSDPNSNNTIATYAWTKIDGPTSFTLANANAATTALSNLVEGTYTFRLLVTDNGGLSDADTVIVTVHPIPNRAPVANAGADITITLPVNNTTLNGTASADPDGNNTITSYAWVKLTGPVQFNIGNASTASTTLSNLVQGTYTFELTVTDNGGLTSRDTVSVTVNVNPNQAPVANAGADISIPLPNNSTTLDGTGSTDPNGNNTITTYAWTKVSGPAQYTIASPNAASTALSNLVEGTYTFQLQVTDNGNLSDMDTVVITVMPIPNRKPVANAGTDQTIALPTNSVTLDGTASADPEGANTIVAYYWNKVSGPTQFALGNPSAATTTLSNLVQGTYVFQLTVTDGGGLSDEDTVVITVSPNPNQAPVANAGTDVTLTLPDNSTVLNGTASADPDGNNTITYAWSKIGGPGQFTIADANAASTDLTNLAEGVYTFVLTVTDNYNAIDRDTVTVTVVLPPNVLPVANAGDDFSASLPNPVISLDGRASNDPDGTIVSWTWTKTAGTGALTIINAASSTPTIIGVQAGEYEFELTVTDNRGGTSKDKVRLIVLAEPVEPNKKPIANAGKDTTLTVPATSTTLKGQLSYDEDGTLTGFAWRQVSGPSTALIGGNTMNTTVNSLLPGDYVFELTVTDNDGDTSTDSVTVSVVNNLRYKDNIVIYPNPTQGASQITVRCITDTLGVATFTVIDQFGRPLEVHTRVKSQAYQEFPFAIGHLKSGNYYIEVQIERKKRMVAKFIKR from the coding sequence ATGAAAAACTGTACACTCACAAGGAGGAAGTGGCATGCCCTGGCCACATTACTGCTCCTCCTCATCCTCTTATCTTTTACAGGATTTTCTCAATTGGCGCCCAAGAGCCTTACGGCTTCTAACGGACAGTTTATTGGTTTTTACCAATATACGCCTACTGACTATAATCCTAACCTGCAGCCAAAGTATCCGCTGATCATCTTCCTGCATGGTATTGGTGAGCGGGGTAATGGTCAATCGCCCCAACTGGAAGCGGTGCTGGGCAATGGTACACCGAGGAATATCAAAGACGGCCACCCTATGCGCTTTTTCTGGAATGGCAAATGGGAAACCTTCCTGGTACTCATGCCCCAGCTTTCTGCAAGCTATGGCTACTGGCAGGATTTCTATGTGGATGAAATGATCAAGTATGCAAAGGCCAACCTGAATATTGATACCAACCGTATTACCCTCACCGGCTTAAGCCTTGGTGGTGGTGGTACCTGGCATTATGCCGGGGTTACTGCGGCCAACGCCAAAAAGCTGAACTGTATTGGTGTTTGTTGCGGTACCTGCCAGAACATTACCTGGTCCAATATTACCAATGCGAACCTGCCGGTGTGGGCGTTTCACGCTTCAGATGATGCCACAGTAGGGGTTGGTTGTACTACCAGCTCTATTGCTGCCATTAATAATTTAAACCCGGCTGTTAAACCTTATATGACCATCTGGCCCACTGGCCAGCACTGGATCTGGGGCCGTGTATTTGATACTGAGTATAGCTGGCAAAACCCCAATATTTACGAATGGTTCCTGGGCCAAAATAAGAGCCTGCCGGTGAATGTAAGACCGGTGGCCAATCCAGGACCTGCCCAATCGATCACTACCGGTGTAGGAACAGTGACGCTGAATGCCTCCGCTTCCACCGACCAGGATGGTAATATTGTACGGTATATATGGAGCAAGGTTTCCGGCCCTAATTATGGAACGATCACCACTCCGGTATCTACCAATGGTATTACCACCGTAACAGGACTTATCTCCGCCGGTACTTACGAATACCAGGTAAAAGTGGTAGATAACAGGGCCGACTGGACTTTGGCCACCGTTAAGATTACCGTGAACCCCGGCGCAGGACCTAACCAGGCCCCTACTGCCAATGCCGGTACCGATATTACGATCAACCAGCCTGCCAGCAGTGCAACATTGAATGGCAGTGCCTCGTTTGACCCTGAAGGAAAGATGGCCTCTTATGCCTGGACACAACTTACAGGCCCCAATACTGCCACTATCGCCAGCGCCGCTACAGCGTCTCCTGCGCTGAGTAACCTGACGTTGGGTAGTTATACTTTCCGCCTGGTGGTAAAAGATGTGGAAGGACTCAGTGATGATGATACCGTAAAAGTAAACGTGAACGGCCCCAACCAGAGTGGTGTTGCCGTGGCCGGTCCGGATATTGTGATCGCCCTGCCTACCAACAGCACTACCCTGAATGGCTCCGGCTCTTATGACCCGGATGGTAGCGTGAGCAGGTATGATTGGTCAAGACTTACCGGTCCTACCACCTATACCATTGCCAGCCCCTCTTCCGCCACCACCGCCCTCACGGGCCTGGTACAGGGCACTTATACTTTCAGACTGGTGATATGGGATAACCTGTGGGTACCTACAGCCGATACCATTAAGGTGACGGTGAATCCCCCCACTTCCAATCAACCTCCTGTAGCCAATGCAGGAACCGATATTACGCTTACTTTACCCATCAATAATACAACCCTGAATGGTTCGGCTACTGACCCCAATGGGAATAACACCATCAGTTCTTACGCGTGGACGAGGATCAGCGGGCCTACCCAATTTACCCTGGCCAATGCAGGCGCTGCTTCTACAGGCCTGAGCAACCTGGCAGCAGGTACGTATGCTTTCCGGCTGCTGGTTACAGATGCAGGTGGACTCATCGATGATGATACAGTATTGGTAACGGTCAACGCCCCGGCCAATCAGCCGCCTGTAGCGAATGCCGGTACCGATCTTACGATCACTTTACCAGCCAACAGCGTTACGCTGAATGGCAGCGGCTCCTCCGACCAGGATGGCACGATCAGTACTTATGCCTGGAGCCGTATCAGCGGACCTACCCAGTATACACTGGCTGATGCCGCTGCTGCCTCTACTGGTTTAAGTAACCTGGCAGAGGGTACGTATGCTTTTAAGTTAACAGTAACCGACAACGGCGGGCTTACCGATAATGATACAATTGTGGTAACGGTAAAACCAGCGCCGGTGAATCAAACACCGGTAGCCAATGCCGGTACAGATATTACCATTACCCTGCCGGTTGATAATACTACGTTGAACGGGACTGCTTCGGCTGACCCCGATGGAACGATCAACAGTTATTCCTGGAGCTGGGTTAGCGGGCCTACCCAATATTCACTGGACAATGCGGGCGCCGTTTCTACAGCCCTCAGCAACCTGGTAGCAGGCACCTATACTTTTGCCCTCACTGTTACCGATAATGGCGGACTCACCCATACCGATGAAGTGAAGGTGATCGTGAATCCCGCGCCCGCTGTGAACCAGCCGCCGGTAGCCAATGCAGGTACTGATATTATTATTACCCAGCCTGCCAGCAGTACTACCCTGAATGGCTCGGCATCCGCAGATACAGATGGTACGATCACCAACTGGTTGTGGACAAAGATCAGTGGCCCGGCTACTTATACCCTGAGCGCTACAGACGTGGCGTCGCCAGGGTTGAGTGACCTGGTGCTTGGTACTTATACCTTTGAGTTGACCGTGACTGATGATGACGGCGCCACCGCAAAAGATACCGTAACCGTGGTGGTGAATTCCCAGCCTCCTGCAGGCAACCAGAATGGTGTAGCTATTGCAGGAGCCGATATTACGATCACTTTACCTACCAACAGCACTACGCTGGATGCCACTGCTTCCTATGACCCGGATGGTGTTATAAAAGCTTATGAGTGGACAAAACTCACAGGTCCGGCCCAGTATACATTGGCCAATGCCAATGCTAGTGTAACCACCCTGAGCAATCTTGTAGAAGGAACTTATACTTTCAGGCTGAGGATATGGGATAATGTGTGGGTGCCGGTTTTCGATACCATTAAGATCATCGTTAAACCCGAACCCAACGTAGCGCCGGTAGCCGATGCAGGCGCCGATATCGTGATCACGTTGCCTACCAACAGTACAGGCCTGAATGGTTCAGCCTCTTCTGATCCCAATAGTAACAATACCATTGCTACCTACGCATGGACAAAGATCGATGGACCAACCTCCTTTACACTGGCCAATGCCAATGCAGCTACTACAGCCCTGAGTAACCTGGTGGAAGGCACCTATACGTTCCGCCTGCTGGTTACCGACAACGGAGGTCTGAGCGATGCCGATACCGTAATTGTAACGGTGCATCCTATCCCCAACAGGGCGCCGGTAGCCAATGCAGGTGCTGATATCACTATTACCCTGCCGGTTAATAATACCACGCTGAACGGTACGGCCTCTGCTGATCCGGATGGCAATAATACCATCACCTCTTATGCATGGGTTAAGCTTACCGGCCCGGTACAGTTCAACATCGGCAATGCCAGTACAGCCTCTACTACGTTGAGCAACCTGGTACAGGGTACTTATACGTTTGAATTGACTGTTACCGATAATGGCGGTTTAACCAGCAGGGATACCGTATCAGTAACCGTGAATGTAAACCCCAACCAGGCGCCGGTGGCCAATGCAGGCGCAGATATCAGTATTCCGCTGCCCAATAACAGTACCACCCTGGATGGTACCGGATCTACCGATCCGAACGGTAATAATACAATTACCACGTACGCCTGGACAAAGGTGAGCGGACCTGCGCAATACACGATCGCCAGCCCGAATGCAGCTTCCACTGCCCTGAGCAACCTGGTGGAAGGCACTTATACTTTCCAATTGCAGGTAACAGATAATGGTAACCTGTCGGATATGGATACAGTGGTAATTACTGTAATGCCTATTCCAAACAGGAAGCCGGTCGCCAATGCCGGAACTGATCAGACCATTGCCCTGCCTACCAACAGTGTAACACTGGATGGCACTGCTTCTGCTGATCCGGAAGGCGCTAATACGATCGTAGCATACTACTGGAATAAAGTAAGTGGTCCTACCCAATTTGCGCTGGGTAATCCCAGTGCGGCTACCACCACCCTGAGCAACCTGGTACAGGGAACTTATGTGTTCCAACTGACCGTGACTGATGGAGGCGGCCTGTCTGATGAAGATACCGTAGTAATCACGGTAAGTCCGAATCCGAACCAGGCGCCGGTGGCCAATGCGGGCACGGATGTTACACTGACCTTGCCCGACAACAGCACTGTACTGAATGGCACAGCCTCGGCTGACCCCGATGGTAACAATACCATTACCTATGCCTGGTCAAAGATCGGCGGGCCTGGCCAGTTCACTATTGCCGATGCGAATGCAGCTTCTACCGACCTTACGAACCTGGCAGAAGGTGTGTATACCTTCGTATTAACAGTAACTGATAATTATAATGCTATTGATAGAGACACCGTAACAGTAACAGTAGTGCTGCCGCCCAATGTGCTGCCGGTGGCCAATGCAGGCGATGATTTCAGTGCGAGCCTGCCAAACCCCGTGATTAGCCTGGATGGCAGGGCCTCTAATGACCCGGATGGAACGATCGTTTCCTGGACCTGGACAAAAACAGCCGGCACCGGTGCTTTGACAATTATCAATGCCGCATCCAGTACACCAACAATTATAGGTGTGCAAGCCGGGGAGTATGAGTTTGAGCTGACCGTTACCGATAACAGGGGCGGCACTTCGAAAGACAAGGTGCGGCTTATTGTACTGGCAGAACCTGTTGAGCCCAACAAGAAACCCATAGCAAATGCCGGAAAAGACACTACCCTAACCGTTCCGGCAACTTCTACTACCCTGAAGGGTCAGCTTTCCTATGATGAGGACGGCACACTTACCGGTTTTGCCTGGAGGCAGGTGAGTGGTCCTTCCACCGCCCTCATCGGTGGCAACACCATGAACACTACGGTCAATAGCCTGCTGCCCGGAGACTATGTTTTTGAGCTGACAGTCACTGATAATGACGGTGATACCAGTACAGACAGCGTAACTGTTTCGGTGGTGAACAACTTACGGTATAAGGATAATATCGTGATCTATCCCAATCCGACACAGGGCGCTTCCCAGATCACCGTCCGCTGTATCACCGATACCCTTGGTGTGGCCACCTTTACAGTGATCGATCAGTTTGGCCGCCCGCTGGAAGTACATACCCGCGTGAAATCGCAGGCATACCAGGAGTTCCCGTTTGCCATCGGCCACCTCAAATCGGGTAACTATTATATCGAAGTACAGATCGAACGTAAGAAGAGAATGGTGGCAAAGTTTATAAAACGATAA
- a CDS encoding glycosyltransferase, which translates to MIQNILHILFFILFIYFAINTLYFFIASVAAKLYRPKAYQPNPSKKRIAVLIPSYKEDHIIVNTARKAAEHDYPASHFKVYIAADQLQPATIAQLRAIPHVEVLEVQFEIGSKARSLNKLLNWIPESAYDVAIILDADNIMKAGCLEKVNAAFQRGFRAVQSHRIAKNRNTPVAILDAMSEEINNMIFRKGQRALGFSSNTIGSGMAFEFHKIKEIYNKPGILGNPACDREVDFEIMKAGICIEFIDDAYVLDEKVSSKEVFEKQRTRWLESQIIHLRLFFDKKGGPIPKTKDYWNKLFCNLAPPRLIFLASYFLVFALFVLEYFTGFSILSPSYAWWFGLTAMYGLTFVIAIPGNFYSLQTAKAIAHIPLLILSVIRGIFKMNVDRKEFVHTPKAFTQDN; encoded by the coding sequence ATGATACAGAACATTCTACATATACTCTTTTTTATCCTGTTCATATATTTTGCGATCAATACGCTGTACTTCTTTATAGCGTCGGTGGCGGCTAAACTGTACCGCCCGAAAGCATACCAGCCCAACCCTTCCAAAAAACGTATTGCAGTACTGATACCTTCCTATAAAGAAGACCATATTATCGTGAACACTGCCCGCAAAGCTGCAGAGCATGACTATCCCGCCAGCCATTTCAAGGTGTACATTGCTGCCGATCAGCTTCAGCCTGCCACGATCGCGCAACTGCGGGCTATCCCCCATGTAGAGGTACTGGAAGTACAGTTTGAAATTGGCTCAAAAGCACGCTCCCTGAATAAGTTATTGAACTGGATACCGGAGTCGGCCTATGATGTGGCAATTATCCTGGACGCCGATAATATTATGAAAGCCGGCTGCCTGGAGAAGGTGAATGCTGCTTTTCAACGGGGATTCCGGGCCGTGCAAAGCCACCGTATTGCCAAAAACCGCAATACGCCGGTGGCCATACTGGATGCCATGAGTGAAGAGATCAATAATATGATCTTCCGCAAAGGCCAGCGGGCATTGGGTTTCTCCAGCAATACCATTGGCTCGGGTATGGCCTTTGAGTTTCATAAGATCAAAGAGATCTACAACAAGCCCGGTATCCTGGGCAACCCGGCTTGTGACCGGGAGGTGGATTTTGAAATTATGAAGGCCGGGATCTGCATTGAATTTATAGACGATGCTTATGTATTGGATGAAAAGGTGTCGAGCAAGGAGGTATTTGAAAAGCAACGCACCCGGTGGCTGGAATCACAGATCATTCACCTGCGTCTCTTCTTCGATAAGAAAGGCGGGCCTATCCCCAAAACAAAAGACTACTGGAATAAGCTGTTCTGTAACCTGGCCCCTCCCCGCCTGATCTTCCTGGCCAGCTACTTCCTGGTATTTGCCCTGTTTGTGCTGGAATACTTTACCGGCTTTTCCATTCTGTCACCATCCTACGCCTGGTGGTTTGGTTTAACGGCCATGTACGGGCTCACTTTTGTGATCGCTATACCGGGCAACTTTTATTCCCTGCAAACAGCAAAGGCCATTGCCCATATCCCCCTGCTGATCCTTTCTGTCATACGGGGTATCTTCAAGATGAATGTAGATCGTAAGGAGTTCGTACATACGCCCAAGGCGTTTACACAGGATAACTAA